Proteins encoded together in one Triticum dicoccoides isolate Atlit2015 ecotype Zavitan chromosome 7B, WEW_v2.0, whole genome shotgun sequence window:
- the LOC119337544 gene encoding transducin beta-like protein 3, with product MALSQGPKNNYRCDRSLQQFYTGGPFAVGRAPRGEGEGDAEEAFLACACGSELRVVSAADASAIGEPIDGDSEAVTGIALSPDSRLLFAAGHSKLIRVWDLASRTCIRSWKGHDGPVMAMSCHASGGLLATAGADKKVCVWDVDGGFCTHFFRGHTGVVTTIMFHRDPKRLLLFSGSDDGTVRVWNLESKKCIAVLNAHFSTVTSLALSEDGLTLLSAGRDKVVNVWDLRKYASKKTIPAYEMIEGVSFIGPGSGILACLGVEAAKLKEKTDGYFLTVGERGIVRIWCLESAVCVFEQQSSDVTINSENEESRRGFTATNMLPDDQGILCVTADQQFLFYSCTRTDEGTFQLNLYKRLIGYNDEILDLKFVGEDEQYLAVATNLEQVRVYDVASMSCSYVLAGHTEIVVCLDTCVSASGKTLVVTGSKDNTVRLWDMEKRSCIGTGKGHLGAIGCVAFSKKSKNFFVSGSSDRTIKVWTWDDTLIDAGGEVPLKAKAGVAAHDKDINSLSVSPNDGLVCSGSEDRTASIWKLPNLVSSVVLKGHKRGIWSVEFSPVEQCVITSSGDKTVKIWHVADGSCLKTFEGHTSSVLRASFLSRGTQFVSCGSDGLVKLWTIKTNECIATYDKHDGKIWALAVGKRTEMLATGGTDSDLNLWHDCTMEDKQEDFLKKEEEVLRGQELENAVSDSDYTRAIQLAFELRRPRRLLELFSQLCRKADPEDPIEKALVGLPKEGLRVLLEYIREWNTKPKFCHVAQFVLFRVLRSLPPTDILEIKGISELLEGLIPYSQRHFSRVDRLVRSTFLLDYTLARMSVVDPDVDAGTTKDSSMNNVEMAPAEPAQDTPEKPGRKRKSSKTTSQSSKKSSKKVKASSSAVVSVEA from the exons ATGGCTCTGTCGCAGGGGCCCAAGAACAACTACCGCTGCGACCGCTCGCTGCAGCAGTTCTACACGGGCGGGCCCTTCGCCGTCGGGCGCGCCCCccgcggcgagggcgagggcgacgccgAGGAGGCGTTCCTCGCGTGCGCCTGCGGCAGCGAGCTGCGCGTGGTGTCCGCCGCCGACGCCTCCGCCATAGGGGAGCCCATCGACGGCGACTCCGAGGCCGTCACGGGGATCGCGCTGTCCCCCGACTCCCGCCTGCTCTTTGCTGCTGGCCACAGCAAGCTTATCAGGGTCTGGGACCTCGCGTCTCGCACTTGCATCCGCAGCTGGAAG GGACATGATGGTCCTGTTATGGCCATGTCATGCCATGCTTCTGGTGGGTTGCTTGCAACCGCCGGAGCAGACAAGAAGGTTTGCGTGTGGGATGTGGATGGTGGGTTTTGCACACATTTCTTTAGAGGTCATACAGGTGTTGTGACGACCATAATGTTCCACAGAGATCCAAAGCGCCTTCTG TTATTTTCAGGAAGTGATGATGGCACAGTGCGCGTTTGGAACCTTGAAAGCAAAAAATGCATTGCGGTGCTTAACGCACATTTTTCAACAGTGACTTCGTTGGCATTATCAGAAGACGGGCTAACATTGCTCAGTGCAGGAAGGGATAAG GTTGTGAATGTGTGGGATCTTCGGAAGTACGCCTCAAAGAAGACAATACCAGCATATGAAATGATAGAAGGTGTTTCCTTCATTGGACCAGGGAGCGGCATCTTGGCTTGTTTGGGTGTCGAAGCGGCAAAGTTGAAGGAAAAAACGGATGGTTATTTTCTTACGGTTGGTGAACGTGGAATCGTGCGCATATGGTGCTTGGAAAG CGCTGTCTGCGTGTTTGAGCAGCAGTCATCTGATGTAACCATCAACTCAGAAAACGAGGAATCTAGAAGGGGCTTTACAGCTACTAATATGTTGCCAGATGATCAAGGAATTCTATGTGTCACTGCTGATCAACAATTTTTGTTCTATTCTTGTACAAGAACTGATGAAGGGACTTTCCAGTTGAACCTATATAAACGTCTAATAGGTTATAATGACGAGATTCTTGATTTGAAGTTTGTTGGGGAAGATGAACAATATCTTGCCGTAGCCACTAACTTGGAGCAG GTCCGTGTTTATGacgttgcatcaatgtcatgttcttATGTGCTGGCGGGTCACACTGAAATTGTTGTTTGCCTTGATACCTGTGTGTCTGCTTCTGGGAAGACACTTGTTGTAACTGGGAGCAAAGATAATACT GTAAGATTGTGGGATATGGAAAAGAGAAGCTGTATTGGTACTGGTAAAGGCCATCTAGGAGCTATTGGTTGTGTTGCTTTCTCAAAGAAGTCAAAGAACTTTTTTGTTAGTGGTAGCAG TGACCGAACAATCAAGGTTTGGACCTGGGATGATACACTCATTGATGCTGGCGGTGAAGTTCCTCTCAAAGCAAAGGCTGGTGTAGCTGCACATGATAAAGATATTAATTCTCTGTCTGTCTCACCTAATGACGGCCTTGTTTGCAGTGGTTCGGAG GACCGAACTGCAAGCATATGGAAACTCCCTAACCTAGTGTCATCGGTTGTCCTTAAAGGGCATAAAAGGGGCATTTGGTCAGTTGAGTTTTCCCCTGTTGAACAATGTGTCATAACATCATCTGGTGACAAAACTGTCAAAATATGGCATGTTGCTGATGGCTCATGCCTGAAGACATTTGAGGGTCATACATCAAGTGTTTTAAGAGCTTCATTCCTTTCACGTGGAACTCAGTTTGTTTCTTGTG GAAGCGATGGTCTAGTGAAGCTATGGACGATAAAGACGAATGAGTGCATTGCTACGTATGACAAGCACGATGGGAAG ATTTGGGCACTGGCTGTTGGCAAGAGAACTGAAATGCTTGCTACTGGCGGAACTGATTCTGATCTTAACCTTTGGCACGATTGCACGATGGAAGATAAGCAGGAGGATTTCCTTAAGAAG GAGGAGGAAGTTTTAAGAGGCCAGGAATTGGAAAATGCAGTGTCAGATTCTGACTATACAAGAGCAATACAACTCGCATTTGAGCTTAGAAGACCACGCAGGCTTCTTGAGTTATTCTCACAGCTTTGCAG GAAAGCTGATCCAGAGGACCCTATAGAAAAAGCCCTTGTTGGTCTCCCAAAGGAAGGGCTTCGCGTGCTTCTTGAGTATATACGTGAATGGAACACAAAGCCCAAGTTTTGTCATGTTGCACAGTTTGTACTTTTTCGGGTGTTGAGGAGCTTGCCTCCCACTGATATCCTGGAG ATAAAAGGCATCAGTGAGCTCCTCGAGGGCCTCATTCCATATTCGCAAAGGCACTTCAGCAGAGTCGATAGACTAGTACGCAGCACGTTTTTATTGGACTACACCTTGGCCCGAATGTCTGTCGTAGACCCAGACGTAGATGCGGGCACAACCAAAGACTCGTCAATGAACAATGTTGAGATGGCGCCAGCAGAGCCTGCACAGGACACCCCGGAGAAGCCGGGCAGGAAGAGAAAATCCAGCAAAACAACAAGCCAATCAAGCAAGAAAAGTAGTAAGAAGGTGAAGGCTTCTTCGAGCGCTGTTGTTTCTGTTGAGGCGTAA